The Vibrio rhizosphaerae genome contains the following window.
TGGCGCAACATCAGAGCCAACAAAAAGTCATACTCAGTAATACTTCATTTGAATTTTTCCGGGCGACGATTGCCGAGGTCGATTTTCATCCGGAATCTGAGACTGTGATCATCACGCCTGAAGTTGCTCAGGCTCTGTTGATTCAGTCTGGTGATCGGGTCCGTTTTCTGATGATTCGTTAATCCGTTGAATCAGGAAACAAGGACGTGATGATAGCCCAAGATAATTGATAAAGAAGGAGGCGCTATGACGCCGAACTCACTGTTTGCCGCCTTATGGCAAGATTATACAACCAGACTTTGCCCATCAGCACAGCGGATTCACCAACTACTTCAGGATAAGAAGCCGCTGAATAATGATCATATTGCGTTACGAACATTTAATGTGTCACCCATAAACCTTGAGGTGATAGCTGCGCCTTTTGTACGACTGGGGTATGTGTCGAAAGGGCACTATCAATTTGAGCAAAAGAAATTAGCGGCGCAGCACTTTGAACATCCGGACTCTCAGTTACCGAAAGTCTTCATCAGTGAGTTAGAAGTTGAACGCTGCTCCGAATCGTTGCAAAAGATCGTGAGAAGTCTGGTTTCTCATGTCCGAGCCGAAATGGTTGCTGATGCTGATTTTCTTTATGGTGGGCGTTTATGGCCGATTTCACTCGAGCAGTATTATCTGTTGGCGGAGGAAAGTGAATACGCCGCTTGGGTGGCAGCACATGGTTATGGCGCCAACCATTTTACGGTGAGCGTCAATCAACTGGCTCGTTTTCATCAGGTTGCGGAGGTGAATGCTTATCTACACCAACAGGGATTTGTGATCAATTCATCCGGAGGCGAAGTGAAGGGCTCGCCCGAGTTATTTCTGGAACAGTCATCGACTATGGCGGACCGGGTTGTGGTTGAATTCGATGAAGCCGAGTTGTTAGTTCCCGGTGGTTTTTATGAATTCGCCAAACGGTATCCGATGGCAAATGGCATCTTATATCCCGGGTTTGTCGAAGCTTCAGCGGATAAGATCTTTGAGAGTACCAACGCGCAGTGATATGTCATGCGTTATTGTCGTAAATAAAAGAGCCATCACAAGGATGGCTCTTTTGTCGGCGCAAGCATAAAAATTATCTTGTACCGTAAACAACAATGGTTTTCCCGTGGGCTGAAATAAGGTTCTGCTCTTCGAGCATTTTCAAGATGCGGCCAACGGTTTCACGAGAACAGCCGACGATCTGGCCGATCTCCTGACGAGTAATTTTGATTTGCATACCGTCTGGATGCGTCATTGCATCGGGTTGTTTTGCCAGATTTAACAGCGTCTGTGCAATACGACCAGTCACATCCAGAAACGCCAGATCACCAACTTTTTGGCTAGTGACTTGCAGGCGGCTTGCCATTTGTCCTGCCAGACGCATCAGAATATCTGGGTTGACCTGAATTAACTGACGGAATTTTTTGAAGGAAATTTCTGCAACTTCGCAGGGAGATTTCGCTCTGACCCAAGCTGTCCGTTCTTGACCTTCTTCGAATAAACCAAGTTCACCGATGAAGTCACCCTGATTGAGATAAGAAAGGATCATTTCTTTTCCTTCTTCATCCTTGATCAGAACAGCAACAGATCCCTTCACGATGTAGTAAAGCGTTTCCGCTTTTTCGCCTGCATGAATCAGCGTACTCTTTGAAGGGTATTTATGTATGTGACAATGTGAAAGAAACCACTCTAATGTTGGATCGGTTTGAGGTTTACCTAGAACCATAATATCTCTCTTCCTCTGCAGGGTATGCTTGCTGCTTTCCATGTTTTCGCAAAGCTTTTGAACTGAACACGTTTAAACTACACATGTCTCGGAACTGAATACTTAGCATAAAAGCACTTGAGAAAGCCTGCAAGTTGTCTTCTGTTTCGGTATCAAATAGTATCCTTTTTCTTACACAATTTCTTGACTTTAATCGTGTCATGACCGTGATTTAGTACGCAAAAACGTGCGCATTATCACGGTATAGGAACTAAAGAGCCCAATTCGTGTCTAGCCAATTTTTCCCGTCTCGATCAACTGCTGGAGAATCGGACGGACAATCAACTCCATCGCAAAGCTCATTTTTCCGCCAGGAACAACAATTGTGTTATGACATGACATAAAAGAGCCATCAATCATTGCCAATAGATAAGGGAAATCAACTTTTTTGATGCCTAGTAAGCGGATGACGACAAAACTTTCATCCAGACTCGGAATCCCTTTTGCACTCAGCGGATTCGATGTATCGACGGTCGGAACTCGCTGAAAGTTAATGTGTGTCCGGGAAAATTGGGGCGTAATGTAATTTAAGTAATCATCCATGGAGCGAACGATCGAATCCATTACTGCTTCTCTGGAATGGCCTCGATCCCGGGTATCCCGGACATATTTTTGAATCCACTCCAGATTGACGATCGGCACCATGCCAATGAGAAAATCAACATGTTGGGACACATTGGTTTCACCGTCAACAACTCCGCCGTGAAGTCCTTCATAAAAGAGGACATTGGTATCATTGGGGAGATCTTGCCAAGGCGTAAATGTTCCCGGCATCTGATTATAGGGAACCGCTTCATCAAATGTATGCAGGTAACGGCGAATTTTTCCCGTGCCGGTACGGCCATATTCCCGGAAAAACTCCTCTAAAGCCGGAAAATCATTTGCTTGGGGGCCGAAATAGCTGATATGGCGGCCCTGTTCTCTGGCTTTACGGATTTCGACATCCATTTCCGGTCTGGTGAAGCGGTGGAAACTGTCCCCTTCAACCCAAGCCGGCTTAATCCGCATCATGTTAAACATTTTGCGAAAAGCCTCAGAAGTCGTTGTCGTTCCGGCTCCTGATGAGCCGGTTACTGCGATAATCGGATGTTTTGCTGACATGACATACCTTGTCTTATCATTCCTTGTCGTTCACTCAATCAATTTCTCGAAAGTGTTATCGAGAAATCGATTTCACTATATCACGGAAATTGGTGCTGTCACCGGACAATTCATGAATTAACGATATCTGTTTTGTTGAATATCAACAGATTCGTGAAGTTCGGAATAAACAATAACGGCTTCTCCGGACTGAATTTGTTGTTTGACCTGAGCGACTTTCTCTTCAAGCGAGATTTCATGCTCACCGTAGTCAGTTCCTTCCCGGAGAATAAACTCTCGGATCAGGTTATTGAGTGTGTCTGGTTCGAGCGTTTGCCAAGGAATAATCATAATGATGACCTTTTATACGATCACTCTGGGATGAATGAATAGCGTGTATCTTAACGGATTTTGCATGATGTTGCGCAATAATCATGATTTTACACGCAAATATCGAATAATGTTTGCGACGTGACTTAGGCAAAGCCCAAGAACACTGATCAGGTTGCTCAGTGTGCTCGGGCGTCGTTGGCGAAGAGACGGGGGATTGAATTTAAGGCTTGGGTGACTGTGCCCGATAGTAGTGGGGCAGCGCTTCTTCCAGCCAGAAGCGTGGTTTGGCAAGGGTGCCACTCAGAAAGCCGACATGTCCGCCATGGGGCATGAGCTGATAATCGATGACCTGAGGCAGCGGTGCTGTCGGAATGACGGCTTCGGTCATAAAGGGATCGTCTTGTGCGTGTAAAATCAGTGTTGGCAGACGAATTTGCCCCAGTTTTGAGATCGCCGAACAGCGTTGATAGTAGTCCTGTGCGTTTGCAAATCCGTGCAGGGGCGCGGTGATCAAATCATCGAATTGCTGCAATGTTTGTAATTGCCTGATTGACTGCTGTGAGAGGGGAATCGCTTGTCGCAGTGTCTCGAATTTACGATAAGCATTTTGCTTGAGCGAACGAAGCAGATATGTCTGATAGAGGCGTGAGAAGCCGCGATTAATCCGGTGCGAACTATCACTTAAATCAAATGGTGCGGAGATAATAGTCGCACTGTCAACAAGAGGCTCATCAGCAAACTCAGCCAGATAATTCGCCAGCATATTGCCGCCGAGTGAGACACCAGTCACCATCTTATAATTTGACGGGAAACGTTGCTGAATATGCATCAGAAAATGGCGTGGATCGCTGGTTTCGCCAGAATGATAAGCACGGGCTCGCCGGTTTGGTTGACCATCACATCCGCGGAAATGCATCATGACGCTTAACCAGCCTTGTTGCGCAAAAGCATGCATCAGTCCATTGGCATAAGGACTGTGAAAGCTTCCCTCCAGACCATGAAAAAGAATAAACAAAGGCTTTGTTTGCGCACTGGGGTGATTTGGGTCTTCACTCCAGGCCAGCGTCAACACATCATCATCTGGCGTTGTCAGAGTCTCCTTGTGTGGTGTAAATAAAGGATGGCGCCGGACCCATCTGGGCAACAAGGTCTGAATGTGTGGCGCTGCAGCGCCTGACGCTGGTTGAAACGGCATGATTGTGGCTTTGTTCATCGGTTGTATGGGGCTTTTCACCGCGCTGGTTTTCCTTATCTCTTAGTCGGTGTGGTTGAAAATGATGCTGGTTTCGCAAAAATTTTGGCAAGATGGTCGGCTGTCAGCGCATGGCAGTAGCGCTGGGTCATTAATTGTGAGTCGCCGGGCTGCAACTGGAGTTGATTAATACAATCCACCAAATCGGACTGTTGTTGCTTCTCGAGTTGCAGTTCAAATTGGAGTGATTCACGATAGAGTGTGTCTGGCAGATGAACTTTGAGTTTTCTGCGTAACTCTCGATAACTATTCAGCAGTCCTTCGGTTGTGCTGATACAGGTCATGACACGATGCCAGTCTTGTTGTCCGATACTGAGCTGCTGTTCATCAAGCCATTTCAGCAGCAAAAGTAAATTGACATTACCGTGGTAGTTGTTTTGGAGGCTGAGACAGGCTTCTTTGACTTCCCGGACACTGTAATATTGCAAACTGAATTGCCATAGCCGCTCCAGTGTCAGGGAAATCGGTGTCTGAATCATAAAATGTTGAACTCCTGTTCCATCTGTTCTAGGTGCTCTTGGTGCTCCATCCATTGGGACTCCAGTTCTTCAAGGTCAGATTTACTTTGAGCCTGAAGTGCCAGCACCTGAGTAAGTTTAGCTTTATTCTCTGCCTCATACAGAGAAGAATCGCCTAATTGTTGCTCTGCATCGCTGAGTGTTGCCTGTAATTTATCGATTTGTTGCTCTAATTGTGTCAGTTTCTTGCGAATTGGTGCGGTTTGCTGACGCAGCTCTGCTTCTTTCCGTTTTTGTTCTTTTTTCGCCGCTGCGCTGAACGGGCTGTCTTTCGTTGGCGTCTGCTCTTTCTTATCTTGTTTGGCCTGTTTTTGTTGATCCGTGAGCCAGCGATAGTAATCATTCAGGTCACCATCGAATGCTGCGACTTTTGCATCATGAACCAGATAGAAGTCATCGGTGGTTGCCCGAAGCAGATAACGGTCGTGACTGACAATCACCATTGCCCCCTCGTAAGTCTGCAAAGCGAGTGTGAGTGCCTGACGCATATCGAGGTCAAGGTGGTTGGTCGGTTCGTCCAGTAATAGTAAGTTTGGTTTTTGCCAGACAATCAGCGCCAGCACCAGTCGGGCTTTTTCGCCACCGGAGAACGGGGCGACTTTTTCGAGGGCTTTATCGCCTTGAAAGCCAAAACTACCGAGATAATCTCTTAACTGCTGTTCCGTATGATTGGGGGCGATTTGCATTAAGTGTTGTAACGGTGTCTCTTCAGGATGAAGTGTTTCCAACTGATGCTGAGCAAAATAGCCGATTTTGACACCTTGAGAATAGGTGAGATGACCACTTTGAGGTTGGAGATCACCGGAAAGTAATTTAATGAGTGTTGATTTACCGGCACCATTACGACCCAGTAAACCAATGCGGCTACCGGGGACCAGGTTCAATTTGATTTGTTTGAGAATCGCGACGTTATCATATCCGGCAGCGACTTCATCCATCATCAGAATCGGGTTCGGCAGGGCTGCCGGTTCTCTGAATTCAAAGCTAAATGGATTATCTAACTGCGCGGGCAGCACTTTTTCCATCCGTTCCAGCGCTTTAATCCGACTCTGGGCTTGTCGGGCTTTAGACGCTTTGTAGCGGAAGCGATCGATATAGCTTTGCATATGCGAAATTTGCTTTTGCTGTTTCTGATACATCGCCTGCTGCAACACCAGTTTCTCCGCTCTCTGATTCTCAAATGACGAATAGTTACCGGTGTATTCGTTGAGTTGTTGATTCTCGATATGAATAATTTTACCGACAATCGGGTCAAGGAAATCCCGGTCATGTGAAATGAGAATCAATGTGCCCGGATAACTTTGTAACCAACGTTCCAGCCACATAACCGCGTCTAAATCCAAGTGGTTGGTTGGCTCATCGAGCAGCAATAGGTCAGAGCGGCATAATAGAGCCTGAGCCAGATTCAGGCGCATCCGCCAGCCACCGGAAAATTGGGTCAGATGCCATTGCATCTGCTCTTGACTGAATCCAAGTCCGTCGAGTAATTCAGATGCCCGGGCGCGAATACTGTAACCGCCGATAGTTTCAATGTGACCGTGCAGTTCTGCGACCCGAGTGCCTTCTTCGCGTTGTTCCGCCTGTAGTAACTGTTTTTCCAGTAAACGATATTCACGATCCCCATCAATCACGTATTCAATTGCGCTCCGCTCAAGTGCCGGTGTTTCTTGTGCGACCCAGGCTAGCTCCCATTGCGCTGGCATATTGAAAGCGCCGGCATCAACACTGAGCTCATCTTTGAGTAATGCAAAGAGGGTTGATTTCCCACAGCCGTTTTTTCCGACCAGACCCACTTTATCGCCCGGATGAATGGTCGCTGAGGCTTGTTCTAGAAGCGGCTTTCCGCCACGCAATAACTGAATATCAGAAAAAGTAATCATAAAAATGTATCAGGTTGAAAACAAACTGCCCGAAATAGTAGGTGGATTGATGACAAATGTCGATGATTAGCCGCGTGTGGCGGTTGGTTATTCGGATGTGTCCGCTGGTTTAGCAGACTAATTTGCCAGTCGGTTCCGTTTGTGTTGACTACGATTTGAATAGATATCGTCCGAAGATCAAAATAATTATGACAGAAATTTCGCGGAATGTTGCTACGGGGTGACTACAATGCGTTATGATTCAGATAAATAGATAGCGGAGTGAAGAGAGTTATGTCAGATACGGTTTTGCATACCGCCGAATGTCCCAAAGTGTTGGTGATCTTTGCTCATCCGGAGCCTCAGAGTTCCATTGTGAATCAGATCTTGATTGACGCGATCAAATCGCTTGAAAATGTCACCATCCATGATCTTTATGCCAAGTACCCTGATTTTTTTATTGATGTCGATGCAGAACAAAATTTGTTGATGACGCATGATGTCATCGTTTTTCAACATCCTCTTTATATGTACTCTTGTCCTGCATTGCTCAAAGAATGGCTGGATCGGGTCTTATGCAAAGATTTTGCTTTCGGCTCTCAGTGTGCATTGGCAGGTAAAGTCTGGCGTAGTGTGATTACGACCGGGGGCAAGAAAACTGCTTTTGGCGATAAAGGGTATAACAAATATCCGTTGGACGAAATTCTGCAACCGTTTGAGCTGGTTGCCTCTCTTTGCCGTATGACATGGTGTGACCCCTTGATTTTGTATTGGTCACGCAATGTTACTGAAACGGAAAGACGCAAGCATGCTGAGTCTTACCGGCAGTGGTTGAGTGATCCCGAGATAACAGAGACTCACAATGCAGAGGAGCAATAAATGGCCGCATTGACGAATGATTTTTTACAAAGTGGCGCTGTATTTTTGACTGCGGCTGCGATTGCTGTACCCGTCGCTCAGCGTGCCGGATTAGGGTCGGTGCTCGGATATTTATTGGCTGGTGTTGCGATTGGTCCGTGGGGGTTGGGATTAATCAGTGATGTTGAAGCGATCTTGCATTTTGCCGAATTCGGCGTCGTTTTATTGCTGTTTGTGATTGGGCTGGAGCTAAATCCGCGCAAGCTTTGGCAGATGAAATCACCGATTCTGGGACTTGGCGGGGCTCAGGTTGTTGTGACCAGTGCGGTGTTAGCCGGTCTCATTCATCTCTTTGTCGGCAACTGGCAGGTCAGTCTGGTGATGGGGATGGGGCTTGCACTTTCCTCGACTGCGATCGCCTTGCGAGTCATAGAAGAGCAGGAGTTGGAGCGCAGTGAAACCGGGCAGTCCGGCTTTGCGGTCTTGTTATTTCAGGATATTGCTGTGATCCCCATGTTAGCGATTTTACCCGTGTTAGCGGGAAACTCAGCTGGTGACTGGATTGATGCGCTCTGGATGCTCTGTGGCATCGTCGGGTTGCTGGTCGGCGGTCACTTTTTGTTGAGTCCCTTGTTTCGTTATATCGTCATGAGTGGTGTCCGAGAGTTATTCACGGTTGCCGCTTTATTATTAGTGATTGGGATTGCGCTGCTGATGCAATCGTTAGGGCTATCCATGGCGCTTGGGACGTTTCTGGCGGGTGTATTGTTGGCCGAAAGTGAATTCCGTCATGAACTCGAAGTATCTATTGAGCCATTTAAAGGGTTGTTGCTTGGGCTATTCTTTATTGCAATTGGTATGGCCGTCGACTTAGGGTTGCTGCTTAAAAGTCCATTACAGATTCTGGCAGCCGTTGCTTTACTGGTACTGATTAAAGGCGGGATTCTCTATTTGTTGGCTCGTTTGTTCGGCACTCGTGCTAAAGCGCGCAGTAGTATGGCGGCAATATTGAGTCAGGGCGGGGAGTTTGCGTTTGTCATCTTTACCGCAGCGCAGTCGGAAGGCTTACTACAATCCTCGCAAACCTCCTTTTTGCTGGTGGTGGTCAGTTTGTCCATGGTCACGACCCCGTTATTACTTAATATCCAGAAACGTTGGTTTGCCCGAGAGTTCAACGCTGTGGATGATTTAGCGGTTGATGTTGAAAATAATGATCCAAGAGTGATTATTGCCGGCTTCGGCCGATTCGGCCAGATTGTGGGGCGTTTGATGTTTGCCAATAAAATCAAAGTCACCATTCTTGAAAGTGATGCAAGTCAGATCAAGCTGCTGCGTAAATATGGCTATCAAGTCTTTTATGGGGATGCGACGAACCTGGAGTTACTCCGCTCTGCGGGCGCTGAAGATGCCGAAGCCATTGTGGTCTGTACCGATGACCCTGATGAGGTGATGGCAATTGTTGCATTATGTCAGCATCATTTTCCACAGCTGAAAATTTTAGCGCGGGCGCGGAGCCGGGTTGAGGCTTATCAATTGCTTAATCATGGCGTACCGCATTTCTCGCGAGAGACATTCTTAGGCGCGCTGGATTTAGGCAGACAAACATTGATTGAATTAGGGATGCATCCCTATCAGGCAAAACGAGCTGAATCACATTTTTGTCGTTTAGATAATGCGATGCTGAAAGAGCTGTTGCCAATGCATAATGAAGGCAAGCAGCTCTCCTTGCGTGCTAAAGAGACGCGACAAGAGCTGGAAGAAATATTTGGGCGTGAGATGGAGAAAGATCATCAAGCCCGAGATTTTTGGGAAAGAGAGCAGGATTAATTTGTGCGAATGAAGAAACGTTTTATCGCCGGAGCCAGTTGTCCGCAATGTCATACTGCCGATTCACTGCGCTGGTGGGAAGAGAATCATATTGAGCATGTTGAATGTGTAGAATGTGGTCATACCGAACAGAGAACGCCACGCTCCGTTGAGCAAAGTACCCATGCGGAAAATGCGATGATTGGCATTTTTAAACCGGATTAATTGAGGTTTACGAGAGACTTCTTCATAATATTGACCCATTCTCCAAGGATGACGAATCACTTGGACAGATGCAATACCGTCACAATCGGTGACAAAATACACTCGATGCCTTGGAGCGTTTATGAAAATTGAAAAGAATGTTGTGGTGAGTTTAGCGTATCAACTCAAATTAGAAGACGGAGTTGTCGCTGATCAGTCAACTGCTGATGCCCCGCTTGACTACCTGCATGGTCATCACAACCTGATTGTCGGACTAGAGCGTGAACTTGAAGGTAAAGTTGCAGGCGATAAATTTACAGCGACGATTGCTCCTGAAGATGCATACGGTCAATACAATGATGACTTGGTTCAGCGTGTTCCGGCCGATGTTTTTCATGGTGTTGATCAACTTGAAGCGGGCATGCGTTTTCTGGCAGAGACCGATCAGGGTCAAATCCCGGTTGAAATTACAGAAGTTGACGGCGATGAAGTCGTGGTTGATGGCAACCATATGCTTGCAGGTCAGACACTGACGTTCGATGTTGAGGTTGTTGCCGTGCGTGAAGCGACCGATGAAGAAATTGCTCACGGTCACATTCATCAAGGTGGCGGTAGCTGCGGACACGACCACGACCACGGTGAAGAAGGTTGCTGTGGTGGAAATGGCGGGTGTGGCTGCCATTAATTTTTGTCATTCCGTTTGACAGAATCTGCGTTTGACCGAATCTGAATGAAAACACCTGCCGCTTTGTGCAGGTGTTTTTTTATACTTTTAAGGATGTCGATATGAAAAAACCTTTTGCAATTGCAATCCACGGTGGTGCCGGTTCGATTTTACGCGCACGCATGACGGATGAAATGCAGCGCCATATAGAACAAGCCTTAGATCAA
Protein-coding sequences here:
- the slyD gene encoding peptidylprolyl isomerase; this encodes MKIEKNVVVSLAYQLKLEDGVVADQSTADAPLDYLHGHHNLIVGLERELEGKVAGDKFTATIAPEDAYGQYNDDLVQRVPADVFHGVDQLEAGMRFLAETDQGQIPVEITEVDGDEVVVDGNHMLAGQTLTFDVEVVAVREATDEEIAHGHIHQGGGSCGHDHDHGEEGCCGGNGGCGCH
- a CDS encoding ABC transporter ATP-binding protein, translating into MITFSDIQLLRGGKPLLEQASATIHPGDKVGLVGKNGCGKSTLFALLKDELSVDAGAFNMPAQWELAWVAQETPALERSAIEYVIDGDREYRLLEKQLLQAEQREEGTRVAELHGHIETIGGYSIRARASELLDGLGFSQEQMQWHLTQFSGGWRMRLNLAQALLCRSDLLLLDEPTNHLDLDAVMWLERWLQSYPGTLILISHDRDFLDPIVGKIIHIENQQLNEYTGNYSSFENQRAEKLVLQQAMYQKQQKQISHMQSYIDRFRYKASKARQAQSRIKALERMEKVLPAQLDNPFSFEFREPAALPNPILMMDEVAAGYDNVAILKQIKLNLVPGSRIGLLGRNGAGKSTLIKLLSGDLQPQSGHLTYSQGVKIGYFAQHQLETLHPEETPLQHLMQIAPNHTEQQLRDYLGSFGFQGDKALEKVAPFSGGEKARLVLALIVWQKPNLLLLDEPTNHLDLDMRQALTLALQTYEGAMVIVSHDRYLLRATTDDFYLVHDAKVAAFDGDLNDYYRWLTDQQKQAKQDKKEQTPTKDSPFSAAAKKEQKRKEAELRQQTAPIRKKLTQLEQQIDKLQATLSDAEQQLGDSSLYEAENKAKLTQVLALQAQSKSDLEELESQWMEHQEHLEQMEQEFNIL
- the crp gene encoding cAMP-activated global transcriptional regulator CRP: MVLGKPQTDPTLEWFLSHCHIHKYPSKSTLIHAGEKAETLYYIVKGSVAVLIKDEEGKEMILSYLNQGDFIGELGLFEEGQERTAWVRAKSPCEVAEISFKKFRQLIQVNPDILMRLAGQMASRLQVTSQKVGDLAFLDVTGRIAQTLLNLAKQPDAMTHPDGMQIKITRQEIGQIVGCSRETVGRILKMLEEQNLISAHGKTIVVYGTR
- a CDS encoding YheU family protein, with amino-acid sequence MIIPWQTLEPDTLNNLIREFILREGTDYGEHEISLEEKVAQVKQQIQSGEAVIVYSELHESVDIQQNRYR
- the kefG gene encoding glutathione-regulated potassium-efflux system ancillary protein KefG, producing MSDTVLHTAECPKVLVIFAHPEPQSSIVNQILIDAIKSLENVTIHDLYAKYPDFFIDVDAEQNLLMTHDVIVFQHPLYMYSCPALLKEWLDRVLCKDFAFGSQCALAGKVWRSVITTGGKKTAFGDKGYNKYPLDEILQPFELVASLCRMTWCDPLILYWSRNVTETERRKHAESYRQWLSDPEITETHNAEEQ
- the kefB gene encoding glutathione-regulated potassium-efflux system protein KefB produces the protein MAALTNDFLQSGAVFLTAAAIAVPVAQRAGLGSVLGYLLAGVAIGPWGLGLISDVEAILHFAEFGVVLLLFVIGLELNPRKLWQMKSPILGLGGAQVVVTSAVLAGLIHLFVGNWQVSLVMGMGLALSSTAIALRVIEEQELERSETGQSGFAVLLFQDIAVIPMLAILPVLAGNSAGDWIDALWMLCGIVGLLVGGHFLLSPLFRYIVMSGVRELFTVAALLLVIGIALLMQSLGLSMALGTFLAGVLLAESEFRHELEVSIEPFKGLLLGLFFIAIGMAVDLGLLLKSPLQILAAVALLVLIKGGILYLLARLFGTRAKARSSMAAILSQGGEFAFVIFTAAQSEGLLQSSQTSFLLVVVSLSMVTTPLLLNIQKRWFAREFNAVDDLAVDVENNDPRVIIAGFGRFGQIVGRLMFANKIKVTILESDASQIKLLRKYGYQVFYGDATNLELLRSAGAEDAEAIVVCTDDPDEVMAIVALCQHHFPQLKILARARSRVEAYQLLNHGVPHFSRETFLGALDLGRQTLIELGMHPYQAKRAESHFCRLDNAMLKELLPMHNEGKQLSLRAKETRQELEEIFGREMEKDHQARDFWEREQD
- a CDS encoding TIGR02444 family protein, with amino-acid sequence MIQTPISLTLERLWQFSLQYYSVREVKEACLSLQNNYHGNVNLLLLLKWLDEQQLSIGQQDWHRVMTCISTTEGLLNSYRELRRKLKVHLPDTLYRESLQFELQLEKQQQSDLVDCINQLQLQPGDSQLMTQRYCHALTADHLAKIFAKPASFSTTPTKR
- a CDS encoding YheV family putative zinc ribbon protein, whose protein sequence is MRMKKRFIAGASCPQCHTADSLRWWEENHIEHVECVECGHTEQRTPRSVEQSTHAENAMIGIFKPD
- a CDS encoding phosphoribulokinase, with the protein product MSAKHPIIAVTGSSGAGTTTTSEAFRKMFNMMRIKPAWVEGDSFHRFTRPEMDVEIRKAREQGRHISYFGPQANDFPALEEFFREYGRTGTGKIRRYLHTFDEAVPYNQMPGTFTPWQDLPNDTNVLFYEGLHGGVVDGETNVSQHVDFLIGMVPIVNLEWIQKYVRDTRDRGHSREAVMDSIVRSMDDYLNYITPQFSRTHINFQRVPTVDTSNPLSAKGIPSLDESFVVIRLLGIKKVDFPYLLAMIDGSFMSCHNTIVVPGGKMSFAMELIVRPILQQLIETGKIG
- a CDS encoding hydrolase, with the protein product MMPFQPASGAAAPHIQTLLPRWVRRHPLFTPHKETLTTPDDDVLTLAWSEDPNHPSAQTKPLFILFHGLEGSFHSPYANGLMHAFAQQGWLSVMMHFRGCDGQPNRRARAYHSGETSDPRHFLMHIQQRFPSNYKMVTGVSLGGNMLANYLAEFADEPLVDSATIISAPFDLSDSSHRINRGFSRLYQTYLLRSLKQNAYRKFETLRQAIPLSQQSIRQLQTLQQFDDLITAPLHGFANAQDYYQRCSAISKLGQIRLPTLILHAQDDPFMTEAVIPTAPLPQVIDYQLMPHGGHVGFLSGTLAKPRFWLEEALPHYYRAQSPKP
- a CDS encoding DUF1338 domain-containing protein; the encoded protein is MTPNSLFAALWQDYTTRLCPSAQRIHQLLQDKKPLNNDHIALRTFNVSPINLEVIAAPFVRLGYVSKGHYQFEQKKLAAQHFEHPDSQLPKVFISELEVERCSESLQKIVRSLVSHVRAEMVADADFLYGGRLWPISLEQYYLLAEESEYAAWVAAHGYGANHFTVSVNQLARFHQVAEVNAYLHQQGFVINSSGGEVKGSPELFLEQSSTMADRVVVEFDEAELLVPGGFYEFAKRYPMANGILYPGFVEASADKIFESTNAQ